TTTCCTGCAGCTTGACGACTGCACCTGGGGCGCCATCGTCGGCGAAGCCGCCGCACAGCGTTATGCCCGCCTGAGCTTCAATCTCGACAACGTCAAGGACATGCTGCTGCAGGTGAACAACCTGGCCCTCGAGGGCCGGCCGGCCGACCTGGTGGTGGCATCGCACATCTGCCGCGGCAATTACAATTCCGCCTGGTTCAACAGCGGCGCCTACGACACCGTGGCCGACTGGGTGTTCGCACGGGAGAACGTCGATATTCTCTACCTGGAATACGACGACGAGCGCTCAGGCAGTTTCAGGCCCCTGGCCAAGGTCAGCCCCGACAAGCACGTGGTGCTGGGCCTGATCACCACCAAGCGCCCCGAACTGGAGGACAAGGCGACCATCATCGCCCGCATCAACGAAGCCGCCAAATACATTCCGCTCGAGCGGCTCTCGCTCTCGCCGCAGTGCGGCTTCGCCTCCTGCGCCATCGGCAACAAGATCACGCCCGAAGAGCAGTGGGCAAAGCTCCGCCTGGTCAAGGAGATTTCCGACGAGGTCTGGGGCCCCGGGAAATAAGACATCAAAAGGCAAGCGCTCTCCAGTCCATGCCCACCTGGTCAGTCTTGCTGAACGGCTTCGCATAGGTCTCCCCTGCGCTCCTTTGATAGACGAACATCCACATATAGGAAGCAGCTGCTCCATATGTTCCATACTCGGTAGAGCTGTAGGGATATCTTATGTTACCAGCTGGGGAGTCGTTTCCGCTGTATGTAGGTGCAAAAAAAGGCGTCCATAGGTATTTGACATCTTCGAGCATCGTCACGACGCCAGGCTGTATTTTACTCTCGTATTGGAAGTTGATGCGGCCTGTAAGGTTCATCGGACTTATGACCGTTCCTCCCCAGGTACAGATGATCTTGACCCACTGTCCTGCGCTTGGAACGAACCAGGGAGTGGCCTTTTCATAGATCGGTTGCGTCGAGGTGTGGTCTGTCGTCAGAAGTTTGAGACCTTCGACCTTGCCCACCTTGAGGCAGTTGGTCAGTCCGGATTTGTCATTCAGGGCCTGCTCTACCGTCCGGCAGTTTTCCAGGTCCGGACAGTCAGCCACTTCCTCAGGATACAGGTTATAGGACCATTGTTTATACGGAGCGTCGGCGACCTTTCCGGCAAGCACGAGGCCGTGGACATATCCTTCCGTGTATTCGTCGTTCAGGTCGGCCAGGTAGGAGATGATTCCGGCCGGAGAGCCTTTGACCTTGGAACCGTCGGCCGGCCTGTGCTCGATGTGCATGTCGTTGAACAGCACGTCGCCGATCTGTACGGTGAAATCCTCGATCTCGGAGCTGGCCGGATCGAAGCCCCCGTCGATGATGTATTTCTTATAGCGTCCGGCGCTTACGTTCTCGCACGTGAAGCTGAATATCCTTCCGTCCGGATTCCTGCCGGAAATGAACCTGGGCTGTCCCGGCTTCACGAGATAACGGTAGTATCCCTGCCGGCGGCTGGGCTTATAGACCTTCTGCTCGAAAGCGTAGATCTTGCTTTCCGCCGAAAGATTCTCCATCGCGTCCGCCTCGGGAAGTTTGGGGAACAGATAGACCGTGCCCTTGATCTCCTCCGCCGCGGAGATGAAGATCAGCCCCATGGTGTGGCCAAGACTGAAGGTGAACGTGTTACCTTCCGTAAGGGCTCCGTCTCCCACCATCAGGTCGCTGGCTATGTATTTCCGGGTCGTGGACTGGTCCTCCAGCGGCATCCAGTCATTGATATAGCCGGCGAAGAATCCCGCTGCACTGTCTCTTGACCAGTCCAGCTTGTCCATGCCAAAGTCCTTGGCATAAGGGTAATAGGCGAAGTATTTCATCCCGGGGAAATAGAAGAAAGTCTCTCCGTCCGGATTCTTCCATTCGACGCCGTCAAAGACCAGCTCCAGGTTCTTGTAGTGGGTGGCACCACCGGAAGAGATGGAGAACACGCCGATCTTGTCTCCGGCCATGAAACGGGTCCGCATGATGGTCGATTCTCCGTCCGTTTCCTCTTCGTTGCTATCGGCTGCGCGTGTGGCGACCTTGTCCTGATAACCGCCGTCTATCACTTTTACGGTCATCGATCTGCGGATTTCCGCATCACCCTCTTCCTTGAGGTTTATATCCTCGGGGACGCAACCGGTTGCTGCCAGAGCGAGCATTGTCCAGCCCAGGCAGGAAAGAATTCTTTGTTTCATGTTCACTTAGCTTTTTATGATTTTACGATATTATTTGTGTGCTGGTAATATTTTCAGGCTTCCGTTGTCGTCCCACACCAATACCAGGTTGTCACCCCGATCGAGGGTGACAACCTGGTTGGCGCAGTCTCCGCTGACGCTTATGCTATAGATGAAAGGGAAGGATTCATCC
The sequence above is a segment of the Bacteroidales bacterium WCE2004 genome. Coding sequences within it:
- a CDS encoding Methionine synthase II (cobalamin-independent), which produces MSKTIKGIQVPQRADFVGSFLRPKNLSDSTRDQLVRELTDKQKQLGYHVITDGEFNRTFWHLDFFWGFGGVTHEEGGDVAFNGVTARLDRVFLTGKLTPKPHPFIDDFRRVKQFEDSQTIAKLTVPSPAQFFQQLVMPNNYAGTIAIYPDLNDLIRDIAAVYQDFIRQFYAAGGRFLQLDDCTWGAIVGEAAAQRYARLSFNLDNVKDMLLQVNNLALEGRPADLVVASHICRGNYNSAWFNSGAYDTVADWVFARENVDILYLEYDDERSGSFRPLAKVSPDKHVVLGLITTKRPELEDKATIIARINEAAKYIPLERLSLSPQCGFASCAIGNKITPEEQWAKLRLVKEISDEVWGPGK